The Rubrobacter tropicus nucleotide sequence TTACTACTCGGACATGTCGCTCGTGATGGCCGAGCAGTTCAACGCCTGCGTCAAAGGCGCGAAGACCCCGCAGGAGACCGCGGACACCCTGGACCGGGAGCTGCAGGAGATAGTGGACAGCGCCTAAAGCGGACTGCAGTGGCATTGAGCCACTGCAGTCCGCGCTGTCGGCTGTCGGCCCGCTCCGGCTTCGCCTCCGCTTTCAGCGGTCGGCTTTTTGTCCTTGCTGAAAGCTGAGTGCTGAAAGCCGACAGCCTTCCAAAGAGGCCCAACCTCTTTGCAAACCGCTCTAGAGCACGTCCTCTACCCGGGGTTCCGTTCCAGGCGCTCGAACCACAGCCTTCTGACGAGGATCCCGACCACCACGACGGCGGGCACGGCGAGCAGGGCCCCGAGAACGCCGAACGCCGCGCCCGCCACCGTCACGGAGGCTACGACCACGACCGGGTGCAGCGAGACCGCCTTCTGCATGACGAGCGGGGTGAGCAGGTTGCTCTCTATTTGCTGGATCGCCAGGTAGGCCAGAAGAACCCACAGCACGTCCCACGGGTTCCCGGCGAACGCGAGCACTAGCGGCGGCACCGCCCCCACGACAGACCCGATGATCGGGACGAAGGCGACGAGACCGGAAAAGACGCCCAGAAAGAGCGCACCCGGCACACCTATGAGGTAGAGCGCAACGGTCGCCAGTACCCCGACGACGACCATAGAGAAGATCCGACCCCGTAGCCAGCCGAGGAGGCCCTCGCGACACTCGGAGAGGATCTCCCGCGTCTCGGGCCTCCTGCCGGGGGGGAACAACCTCACCACCCAGCCCACCACCGGGCCCGGCATCGCCGCCAGGTAGAGGGGCACGAAGAGGAGCACGAGCGCGGCGGTAAAGAGCGAGGCCAGGCTGCCGAAGAGGCCCAGCAGCCCACCCAGGACCCGCCTCGCGGCGCTAGCCAGGGTACTGGGCGAGATCCCACCATCGCCCCCGCCGATCTTCACGCCCAGCCTGCCCGCGAGCCCCCTCGCCCGATCGACTAGCTGCTGCAGCGCGTCCGGCACGGACGAGGCGAGCAGCGTCGCCTCTTGCACGAGGGTCGGCAGCAGCAGGTGGCCCGTGATCCCCACAACGGCCAAAACCGACACGACTATGCCCGTCACCGCCGCGGGCCTCGGTACCTTCCTGCGATACAACGCCTCAACCGGCGCCGAGAGCGCCGCCGCCAGCAAGAGCGCCGTCGCGAGCAGGAGGAAGACCCCGGCCACCGCCGCCAGGAACCGCCAGACCACGAGCAACGCGAAGCCAACCAGCACCGCCCG carries:
- a CDS encoding AI-2E family transporter, which translates into the protein MTDRGLLRAVLVGFALLVVWRFLAAVAGVFLLLATALLLAAALSAPVEALYRRKVPRPAAVTGIVVSVLAVVGITGHLLLPTLVQEATLLASSVPDALQQLVDRARGLAGRLGVKIGGGDGGISPSTLASAARRVLGGLLGLFGSLASLFTAALVLLFVPLYLAAMPGPVVGWVVRLFPPGRRPETREILSECREGLLGWLRGRIFSMVVVGVLATVALYLIGVPGALFLGVFSGLVAFVPIIGSVVGAVPPLVLAFAGNPWDVLWVLLAYLAIQQIESNLLTPLVMQKAVSLHPVVVVASVTVAGAAFGVLGALLAVPAVVVVGILVRRLWFERLERNPG